One window of the Streptomyces asoensis genome contains the following:
- a CDS encoding beta-propeller fold lactonase family protein codes for MAGLVLVAGLALPMVAPQAAQAVPPGTYAYVANFNDDTVSVIDTATNTVVVTVPVGDAPWGVAVSPDGTRAYVTNRADDTVSVINTATDTVVATVPVGLEPLGVAVSPDSTRAYVTNYSANTVSVINTATNTVVATVPVGDAPIGVAVSPNGTRAYVTNSDDDTVSVINTATNTVVATLPVGDFPFGVAVSPDGTRAYVTNSDDDTVSVIDTATNTVVATVPVGDVPQGVAVSPDGTRAYVTNANADTVSVINTATNTVVATVPVGDAPREVAVSPDGTRAYVTNANADTVSVINTATNTVVATVPVDDLPFGVAIGVVPPAPALTCATATATITGTNRNDVLNGTPGDDVIFALAGNDLVDGRGGNDLICGGDGNDVLNGGNGNDRVEGGNGDDALSGGAGNDANYGGPGNDVLNGGPGTNTNDGGSGHNTCTNPTTGPGCNI; via the coding sequence GTGGCAGGTCTCGTCCTAGTGGCCGGCCTGGCCCTGCCCATGGTGGCCCCGCAGGCCGCCCAGGCCGTGCCGCCCGGCACCTACGCCTACGTCGCCAACTTCAACGACGACACGGTGTCGGTGATCGACACAGCGACGAACACGGTGGTGGTCACGGTTCCCGTCGGCGATGCGCCGTGGGGAGTGGCGGTGTCGCCGGACGGCACCCGCGCCTACGTCACCAACCGCGCCGATGACACGGTGTCCGTGATCAACACCGCGACCGACACGGTCGTCGCCACCGTCCCCGTCGGCCTTGAGCCCCTGGGGGTGGCGGTGTCGCCGGACAGCACCCGCGCCTACGTCACCAACTACAGCGCCAACACGGTGTCCGTGATCAACACCGCCACCAACACCGTCGTGGCCACCGTCCCCGTCGGCGATGCCCCCATCGGGGTGGCGGTGTCGCCGAACGGCACCCGCGCCTACGTCACCAATTCCGACGACGACACGGTGTCCGTGATCAACACCGCCACCAACACGGTCGTCGCCACCCTCCCCGTCGGCGACTTCCCGTTCGGGGTGGCGGTGTCGCCGGACGGCACCCGCGCCTACGTCACCAATTCCGACGACGACACGGTGTCCGTGATCGACACGGCGACGAACACGGTCGTCGCCACCGTCCCCGTCGGCGATGTGCCCCAGGGGGTGGCGGTGTCGCCGGACGGCACCCGCGCCTACGTCACCAACGCCAACGCCGACACGGTGTCCGTGATCAACACCGCCACCAACACGGTCGTCGCCACCGTCCCCGTCGGCGATGCGCCTCGAGAGGTGGCGGTGTCGCCGGACGGCACCCGCGCCTACGTCACCAACGCCAACGCCGACACGGTGTCCGTGATCAACACCGCCACCAACACCGTCGTGGCCACCGTCCCCGTCGACGACCTCCCGTTCGGGGTGGCGATCGGGGTCGTGCCTCCGGCGCCGGCGCTGACCTGCGCGACCGCCACGGCCACCATCACCGGCACCAACCGCAACGACGTCCTGAACGGCACCCCCGGCGACGACGTGATCTTCGCTCTCGCCGGGAACGATTTGGTCGACGGCCGCGGTGGCAACGACCTGATCTGCGGCGGCGACGGCAACGACGTTCTCAACGGCGGCAACGGCAACGACCGCGTCGAGGGTGGCAATGGCGACGACGCCCTGTCCGGCGGCGCCGGCAACGACGCCAACTATGGCGGACCCGGCAACGACGTTCTCAACGGCGGTCCCGGGACCAACACCAACGACGGCGGATCCGGCCACAACACCTGCACCAACCCCACGACCGGACCCGGTTGCAACATCTGA
- a CDS encoding Dabb family protein, producing the protein MIRHLVLFKLNEGVERDDPRVVQGEAAFRALGGRIEELRFWELGWNISDRPIAYDFAINSAVEDADALKRYIEHPAHQAGVALWREFATWVVADYEF; encoded by the coding sequence ATGATCCGCCACCTGGTCCTTTTCAAGCTCAACGAGGGTGTCGAGCGCGACGACCCCCGGGTCGTGCAGGGTGAAGCGGCCTTCCGGGCACTCGGCGGCCGGATCGAGGAGCTGCGCTTCTGGGAGCTGGGCTGGAACATCAGCGACCGGCCCATCGCCTACGACTTCGCGATCAACTCGGCGGTCGAGGACGCGGACGCGCTGAAGCGGTACATCGAGCACCCCGCCCACCAGGCGGGCGTCGCCCTGTGGCGCGAGTTCGCCACCTGGGTGGTCGCCGACTACGAGTTCTGA
- a CDS encoding RNA polymerase sigma factor SigF: MTVSASTAPPQQEAPPAPAPAPALEVVPEAPTEAPTEAPTEDVQPPERRRGADTRALTQLLFGELKELQPGTPEHNRVRGALIEANLPLVRYAAARFRSRNEPMEDVVQVGTIGLINAIDRFDPERGVQFPTFAMPTVIGEIKRYFRDNVRTVHVPRRLHELWVQVNSATEDLTTAFGRTPTTAEIAERLRIGEDEVLSCIEAGRSYHATSLEAAQEGDGLPGLLDRLGYEDPALDGVEHRDLVRHLLVQLPEREQRILLLRYYSNLTQSQISAELGVSQMHVSRLLARSFQRLRSANRIEA; encoded by the coding sequence TTGACCGTGTCGGCCAGTACTGCGCCGCCTCAGCAAGAGGCACCCCCGGCACCCGCCCCCGCGCCTGCCCTGGAAGTCGTCCCGGAAGCCCCGACCGAAGCCCCCACAGAAGCCCCCACAGAAGACGTCCAGCCGCCCGAGCGGCGCCGGGGCGCCGACACCCGGGCACTGACCCAGCTGCTCTTCGGCGAGCTCAAGGAGCTCCAGCCGGGCACGCCGGAGCACAACCGGGTGCGCGGGGCGCTCATCGAGGCCAACCTCCCGCTCGTGCGCTACGCGGCCGCCCGCTTCCGCTCCCGCAACGAACCGATGGAGGACGTCGTCCAGGTCGGCACCATCGGCCTCATCAACGCCATCGACCGCTTCGACCCGGAGCGGGGCGTGCAGTTCCCGACGTTCGCCATGCCGACGGTCATCGGCGAGATCAAGCGGTACTTCCGCGACAACGTCCGCACGGTCCACGTACCTCGCCGGCTGCACGAGTTGTGGGTGCAGGTCAACAGCGCGACCGAGGACCTGACGACCGCCTTCGGCCGCACCCCGACGACGGCCGAGATCGCCGAGCGGCTGCGCATCGGCGAGGACGAGGTGCTCTCCTGCATCGAGGCGGGCCGCTCGTACCACGCCACCTCGCTGGAGGCGGCCCAGGAGGGTGACGGCCTGCCGGGCCTGCTGGACCGTCTGGGCTACGAGGATCCGGCACTGGACGGCGTGGAGCACCGCGACCTCGTGCGCCACCTCCTGGTCCAACTCCCCGAGCGCGAGCAGCGCATCCTCCTCCTGCGCTACTACAGCAACCTCACGCAGTCCCAGATCAGTGCGGAACTCGGCGTCTCCCAGATGCACGTCTCCCGGCTACTCGCGCGTAGCTTCCAGCGACTTCGGTCGGCGAACCGCATCGAGGCATGA
- a CDS encoding RNA polymerase sigma factor SigF, with product MSADQGSSKVLTLTKSESAPSAPVEPAVLDVLDDVTAPEATPAPALTTTGAIDTRTLSRSLFLRLATLAEDSPERMYVRDTLIELNLPLVRYAAARFRSRNEPMEDIVQVGTIGLIKAIDRFDCERGVEFPTFAMPTVVGEIKRFFRDTSWSVRVPRRLQELRLALTKASDELSQKLDRSPTVAELAAVLGVSEEDVVDGLAVGNAYTASSLDSPAPEDDGGEGSLADRLGYEDTALEGVEYRESLKPLLAKLPPRERRIIMLRFFANMTQSQIGEEVGISQMHVSRLLTRTLAQLREGLISD from the coding sequence ATGTCCGCAGATCAGGGCAGCTCGAAGGTGCTCACGCTCACAAAGAGCGAGTCCGCGCCAAGCGCGCCCGTCGAGCCCGCCGTGCTCGACGTGCTCGACGACGTCACGGCCCCCGAGGCCACTCCGGCCCCGGCACTCACGACCACGGGGGCCATCGACACCCGCACCCTGTCCCGCTCCCTGTTCCTGCGACTGGCCACCCTCGCCGAGGACAGCCCCGAGCGCATGTACGTCCGGGACACCCTCATCGAGCTCAACCTCCCCCTCGTGCGCTACGCGGCGGCCCGCTTCCGCTCGCGCAACGAACCGATGGAGGACATCGTCCAGGTCGGCACCATCGGCCTGATCAAGGCGATCGACCGCTTCGACTGCGAACGGGGCGTGGAGTTCCCGACGTTCGCCATGCCGACGGTCGTGGGCGAGATCAAGCGCTTCTTCCGCGACACCTCGTGGTCGGTGCGCGTCCCGCGCCGCCTCCAGGAGCTGCGCCTGGCCCTCACCAAGGCCAGCGACGAGCTGTCCCAGAAGCTGGACCGCTCGCCGACGGTCGCCGAACTCGCCGCGGTGCTGGGCGTGTCCGAGGAGGACGTCGTCGACGGCCTCGCGGTCGGCAACGCCTACACGGCCTCCTCGCTGGACTCCCCGGCCCCGGAGGACGACGGCGGCGAGGGCTCCCTGGCCGACCGCCTCGGCTACGAGGACACGGCCCTGGAGGGCGTGGAGTACCGCGAGTCGCTGAAGCCGCTGCTGGCCAAGCTCCCGCCTCGTGAGCGCCGCATCATCATGCTGCGCTTCTTCGCCAACATGACCCAGTCCCAGATCGGCGAGGAGGTCGGCATCTCCCAGATGCACGTCTCCCGCCTTCTGACCCGGACCCTGGCGCAGCTGCGCGAGGGCCTGATCTCCGACTAG
- a CDS encoding MarR family winged helix-turn-helix transcriptional regulator: MAGQAQYEELARQLSAVGAVKRDLGRILPPDCSAGSAGVLALLGRHGDMRMSALSELLAVDMSVTSRHAAHLADRGWIERSPDPADKRSRILHLTPEGHAMLVELSRRSTELLAERLGDWTDAEVGRLIALLTRLRASFGDCRTVTHRPPAPPAPPPPVPVSEQTPTTRTPAQAT; encoded by the coding sequence ATGGCAGGGCAGGCGCAGTACGAGGAGCTGGCGCGTCAGCTCAGTGCCGTCGGGGCCGTGAAGCGTGACCTGGGACGGATCCTGCCGCCCGACTGTTCCGCGGGCTCGGCCGGCGTACTGGCGCTCCTCGGCCGCCACGGCGACATGCGCATGAGCGCTCTCTCCGAGCTGCTCGCCGTCGACATGTCCGTGACCAGCCGACACGCCGCGCACCTCGCCGACCGGGGCTGGATCGAACGCTCCCCCGACCCGGCGGACAAGCGCTCCCGCATCCTGCACCTCACGCCCGAGGGCCACGCGATGCTCGTCGAGCTGTCCCGCCGGAGCACCGAGCTGCTGGCGGAACGGCTCGGCGACTGGACCGACGCCGAGGTCGGCCGGCTCATCGCCCTGCTGACCCGGCTGCGCGCCAGCTTCGGCGACTGCCGGACGGTCACGCACCGGCCGCCGGCCCCGCCCGCGCCGCCGCCTCCCGTTCCCGTAAGCGAACAGACACCGACCACCCGTACACCCGCACAAGCAACATAG